One genomic region from Pararge aegeria chromosome 14, ilParAegt1.1, whole genome shotgun sequence encodes:
- the LOC120629312 gene encoding chaoptin-like, with product MVLGDGSARPALQAALACLLVSSLTPERLEPCTGSPLCSCRIAHMSCTAVPLHRFPDWPRIELHHLDISMSNLEVISESALDGLELQTLVLVANRLHYIESHAFSSMSNSLASLDLGYNEFSEVPEQGLKDLKVLNWLNLQNNYITELRPDIRWHHLENTLTSLTLSNNQITELKAQALTSLSHLLQLDLDGNYLRSIDSDSLPNSITVLKISNNFLHELSCDLLFNLPRLQMLHMRHNWITFDMNSTNLNNKTKKLEKLDLSNNNINDTSEIFIFREIQIRQIILDLNELTVVPRLLFTNNRIERLSISYNKLSSIYRDVFLSLKNSLEHLEVEHNRLSHLPDSLAQVARLRHLSLAYNQLEESPLLPNRIQTLSLAGNFLTSIPSALQTLEPGSIRYLDLSYNRISNLVPNEFRDWCSSLGTLNLKGNRIAHIYKNVFPASMPVKEINFSFNDLYYIHPQSFSNLTGSLHVLELSATIFSGYFPFEIDDTLENLSWLSFDNNDFHILKLSDISLFPSLKYLNLDYNRIVEIFVEDDFNNVSLALSNVRISYNFLSLIPARTFSHLQEVRNLDLSYNRINNLTKNSFRNLPNLRYLSLAGNVIDSIETETFVNLPKLEILELQGNNLTYLSLYSICNVSSPYVTFTLNVSRNNIKNIEGDSTVTINIFDGSYNDFHEVPNSFFLAAESAIRHIILSHNKITYVSSEAFAQSLYLEILDLHKNSISVIKRKSFTDLISLQILDLSFNSIYQMSVEQFYNLRKLRYLKMDHNNLRLLPRDVFKNTVIEHLDLSFNEISLFPVTALSHIGFTLRYLDLSNNRIEYLDSNIFRNTQFLSNLNLGNNLLTVLSDNTFSSLGGLRRLDLSFNSIKANFKELFHNIPNLRHLNLANLGLKSVPYLPLTNLTSLNLTSNFITSYKETDVKRLVNLRHLDLSHNRLTSLVPKMWVHLKNLNVLDLSYNPIVRITPNSFKSLHNLSYLNLNGLKYLDIVDKDSFRPLISLRSLHVQTWSTINHSTFRLVNITSCLPSLYKLLVHWSDEVIDNQLHGIEARKIRYLEIRGANLRRISDEAFEPFANSQEIFIRISETSISKLPTAFMKHLSQVPQLGIDVSYNQISRLDPAIFYPNFTSWSHVATKLLSGGLILTGNPLRCECELAWLGAWLRRWLQENEAGGELRRAVRSATCKDLNGRRIPLLQLRADEAECHASALSSDCASPNYTNIIYIITITIWTVLLR from the exons atgGTGTTGGGCGATGGTAGCGCGCGGCCAGCGCTGCAGGCGGCGCTGGCGTGCCTGCTGGTCAGTTCACTTACCCCGGAGCGACTGGAACCGTGCACTGGCAGCCCGCTCTGCTCCTGCCGCATAGCACACATGTCCTGCACTGCTGTGCCACTGCATCGATTTCCAG ACTGGCCACGAATAGAACTGCATCATCTGGATATAAGCATGTCCAATCTAGAAGTAATATCGGAAAGTGCTTTGGACGGACTCGAACTACAAACTCTAGTTTTAGTCGCAAACAGGTTGCATTACATCGAATCTCATGCATTTAG TTCCATGTCAAACAGTCTTGCCTCCTTAGATCTCGGTTACAACGAATTCTCAGAAGTTCCTGAGCAAGGACTGAAAGATCTTAAAGTACTAAACTGGTTAAATTTGCAAAA taactaCATTACAGAGCTGAGACCTGATATAAGATGGCATCACTTAGAAAATACACTGACGAGTTTAACTCTAAGTAATAATCAAATAACAGAATTGAAAGCTCAAGCGCTTACTTCTTTGAGCCACCTACTACAGCTGGATTTAGATGGAAATTATCTTCGCAGTATCGACTCTGATTCCTTACCAAACTCTATAACAGTCCTAAAAATCTCAAATAATTTTCTACATGAACTTTCGTGTGATTTACTATTCAATCTTCCTAGATTACAAATGTTACACATGCGACACAATTGGATTACGTTTGACATGAACTCcactaatttaaataacaaaactaagaaattagaaaaattagatttaagtaacaataatattaacgaTACGtcagaaatatttatatttcgtgAAATCCAGATTAGGCAAATTATCTTAGATCTCAATGAGTTAACTGTAGTCCCcagattattatttacaaataatcgaATAGAGAGATTATCTATATCGTATAATAAACTAAGTTCGATTTATCGAGATGTTTTTCTATCGCTAAAGAACTCTCTCGAACATTTAGAAGTGGAGCACAACAGATTGTCTCATTTGCCGGACAGTTTGGCTCAAGTTGCGCGACTCAGACATTTATCTCTAGCTTACAATCAATTGGAAGAGTCCCCTTTACTACCAAATCGCATTCAGACACTCTCACTGGCTGGGAACTTTTTAACTTCAATACCCTCAGCGCTCCAGACGCTCGAACCCGGTTCAATTCGTTATCTTGATTTAAGTTACAACAGGATATCTAATTTGGTTCCAAATGAATTTAGAGATTGGTGTTCATCTCTCGGAACTCTCAACTTAAAAGGCAATAGAATTGCACATATTTATAAGAACGTCTTTCCAGCAAGTATGCCTGTAAAAGAGATTAATTTTAGCTTTAATGATTTATACTACATACACCCCCaatcattttcaaatttaactGGGTCGTTACACGTATTGGAATTATCTGCTACTATTTTTAGTGGCTACTTTCCTTTTGAGATTGATGACACATTGGAAAATTTGAGCTGGTTATCGTTCGACAACAATgactttcatattttaaaattgtctgaCATTTCATTGTTTCCAAGCTTAAAGTATTTGAATTTAGATTATAACAGAATTGTTGAAATTTTTGTAGAAGatgattttaataatgtttcatTAGCTTTAAGTAACGTGCGGATATCATACAACTTCCTGAGCTTAATTCCGGCTAGAACCTTTTCACATTTGCAAGAGGTAAGAAACTTAGATTTATCTTATAACCGTATCAATAACTTAACTAAGAACAGCTTTAGAAACTTGCCCAACTTGAGATATTTATCTCTTGCGGGCAATGTAATCGATTCGATAGAAACAGAAACATTTGTTAATTTGCCAAAGCTGGAGATATTGGAACTTCAAGGAAACAACCTAACATATTTATCGCTTTACTCTATATGTAATGTTTCCAGTCCCTATGTGACATTTACTCTTAATGTAAGtagaaataacataaaaaatatcgaAGGGGATAGCACAGttactattaatatatttgatGGCTCTTATAACGACTTTCATGAAGTGccaaatagtttttttcttgCTGCTGAATCCGCTATAAGGCACATAATATTGtctcataataaaataacttatgttTCCAGTGAAGCTTTTGCGCAGTCCCTATACTTAGAAATATTAGATCTACATAAAAATAGTATAAGTGTTATTAAGAGAAAGTCTTTTACAGATCTTATATCTTTGCAAATATTAGATCTatcatttaattcaatttatcaAATGTCAGTAGAACAGTTTTATAATTTACGCAagttaagatatttaaaaatggacCACAATAATTTAAGACTTCTTCCCAGggatgtatttaaaaatactgtaaTAGAACATCTAGACTtaagttttaatgaaatttcatTGTTCCCCGTCACAGCACTCTCGCATATTGGGTTCACGCTGCGGTATCTCGACCTTTCGAATAATAGAATAGAGTATTTGGACAGTAATATATTTCGCAATACTCAGTTTTTATCGAACCTTAATTTAGGAAACAACTTATTAACGGTTTTGTCCGATAATACGTTTTCAAGTCTTGGGGGATTACGAAGATTGGATTTAAGTTTTAACTCAATTAAAGCAAACTTTAAAGAGCTGTTTCACAACATTCCTAATTTGAGGCATTTGAACCTGGCGAATTTAGGCTTAAAGTCAGTGCCTTACCTACCTTTAACAAATTTGACAAGTCTTAATTTGACTTCAAATTTCATTACCAGTTACAAAGAGACTGATGTAAAGAGATTAGTGAATCTGCGCCATTTAGACTTAAGCCATAATCGTCTTACCTCTTTAGTGCCAAAGATGTGGGTTCACCTAAAGAATTTAAATGTTCTAGACCTGTCATACAATCCTATCGTAAGAATTACGCCAAATAGTTTTAAATCGTTGCAtaatttatcatatttaaatttaaacggcCTAAAATATTTAGACATAGTTGATAAAGATTCTTTCCGTCCCTTAATATCCTTGAGATCCTTGCACGTGCAGACGTGGTCTACGATAAACCATTCTACATTTCGTCTCGTGAATATCACATCCTGTCTTCCTTCCTTATATAAACTGTTGGTACATTGGTCGGACGAAGTAATAGACAATCAATTGCATGGGATCGAAGCAAGGAAAATTAGATACCTGGAAATTAGAGGAGCCAATTTGCGAAGGATATCAGACGAAGCATTTGAGCCGTTCGCTAATAGCCAAGAGATATTCATCAGAATTAGTGAGACGTCCATATCTAAACTACCAACGGCATTTATGAAACATCTCTCGCAAGTCCCTCAATTAGGCATTGACGTCAGCTACAATCAAATATCGAGGCTTGATCCGGCGATCTTCTACCCCAATTTCACAAGTTGGAGTCACGTAGCAACAAAATTGCTTTCAG GTGGTTTAATACTGACTGGGAATCCTCTGCGGTGTGAGTGTGAGCTGGCTTGGCTTGGAGCTTGGCTGCGGCGATGGTTGCAGGAGAATGAGGCAGGGGGCGAGTTAAGAAGAGCTGTGCGGAGTGCTACTTGTAAAGATTTAAATGGACGCCGAATACCATTATTACAACTAAGAGCTGATGAGGCAGAATGCCATGCCAGTGCCCTGTCCAGCGACTGTGCTTCTCCAaactatacaaatataatatacattatcaCTATCACCATCTGGACTGTTCTTCTTAGGTGA